The following DNA comes from Poecilia reticulata strain Guanapo linkage group LG5, Guppy_female_1.0+MT, whole genome shotgun sequence.
TAAGGGTGCTGCCTCAATATTATGGTCATACTTTTATCAACtatgtctttaaaaactgctgagTTCAAATGACCCAGCAGCCAATACTCAACAAGAATAGAgaattttgttctttgttctgcAAGAACAAGAGCAGTTCTTTCTGGCTTGGACACACCATACTGTGCAAGAACTTAAATACAGAATTCAAGGTCTCTCCCACTGCAGCTCACAACCTTCATATTTCGGAGGGGAAAGAGGGGTGGGGGAGAATCCCGTGGGTGATACCTTTATGGAACAAAcatgaacagaaccagcagagggTTCATTTATTCCAACTGAACTGGGTTAAGGGTTTGACCTGGCAGTCTGGGTTAGGTTTTGTAACAACAAAAATGGGTTAAACTTATTACGGTCAAACAAGAAAGCTACCAAGCAGCATGCTGACAGGAGTAACACAGTCACGTCAACCAAGAGGTTGGTCTCTATTGTTCTCAcatatttgagtgttccctgaATGGCTTGTGACAAACTGGAAACATGGCTTCCTTCCTATGTTTTATCGCTCAACAATGGAATCCTTCTGACCACTCTTGAAAAAAAGGGCCAGACTTGTAGAGAACACCACCAATATTTATCAACACACTGCCCACCTGAGCCAAgagtctctgcagctcctccaaagtttaCTGTAGGACTTTTTGGCTACTTCTCTGACTAACGGTCTCATTTCCTGGCCTTAGGTAAACAGTCATACCTTGGAAGGTTTGCAGTTTATCTATTGAAGAACGCTCTGAGATTTTCAAAGCTTGGACTGATTGCTTCATGAGTTATGCAGCCTTCTGTATGAGCTATGCAGCCCTCAGCTTTAAAGAGCAGTACATGGTAAAATCAGCTGGGTTTTTTAagctttacgtcatgttattatgttattatgTTATTCATTCATCAACATACCTGGggagttgttttgattttttgatgcatgtttgagaaatcctttaatctcctgtggcaaccatttaattgtgcaaaatccgtgggtggacctagctctgcCTACAAGGCACAGCTCCTTTTCAGAGTCACAGTTTCTAAGATctttcagactagccagcagcaacgagcaacacctggtggaacttaCGCATCTGCTGAGGTCATTATAGGatctacttctcagagcaacgatggtaaaaacgttgttaaagggttaatagaggagccatgttgtgatgacttcctgaaggcggagtttcagaaagagcaggagcttcttaaagagacagaacccaattttaaggtgttaagttacaaagtcaaatttcttttaagccaaTATTgatatttgtagcatttttaaaacaaccgAAAGTAACCTCGTTATTTCATTGTACCATAAAATGCCGCTATATGCCTCGAAAATACATTATACTGCCCTTTTAGCCCTGATGTGTGTgatgtgttccttggtcttcatgttttcttcacttATGTTCTCTCACAAGCTTCTTATGCCCTGGTGGCCATTGCTTACTTCCTATTGGTTAACCTGGACTTGAGTTCACAGTTTCAGAACAAAAGGAGATACATTTGTTCATACAAcccattaaaatttttattttcaaagattttgtAATCCATACATAATTTcctttccactttacaatttGGAACCTTCTTGTGTCCCATCACATAAATCCTAATATatcacattaaagtttgtttttccaatggAACATAGCAAGCCGAGGTAAATCAAATCTGCTGGTTGGAATGATCCCGTCCTTGCCAGGAATGACACCAAACGTAGGTTGTCTtcacagttttaaataattattattattaacaatataatttttaataacgACTAACAAAAGACAATATTACTAACTTAATTTGTACAGAATACATTAGATACAGCAAAAGAACCCAATCAGTGACGGCTCCCACTCTTCAGTTAATCCTCAACTTCTGTAGAGAATCAGTATTTAAGTTAGTTTCAACAACAACATATCACTGAGGGaggatttagattttaaagCCTGAGGTATTTCTTCACCTGGGCCTCATGACGTTCCCCCGCCCTCCTCTGTACCTCTGATCGCTCTGGATGGATGTGAGATCTTCTTTAAACGTCCCCTCATAGATGTCTGACTGACGTTTCATGTAGCTCTCACTTTCATCTCTGCAAAGGAGCACAGTGATAGCCACAATAGGAGTTTGACAATGAAGCTCTGCAGTGACTAACACGCTCTGCACACAGACGTCCCTGCCTACCCGAGCCGTTTGCCCATGATGGTCTGAAGGAACTTCCTGGCAGAGATCTGGCCCAAGACCTTCCTGTAACTGTTGGTAAAGATGGCGTCAGCGTGACGTTCAGAGCTAAAGATCAGAGAAGGGGGAAGCTCAAATCAGTTTGCTTTAATGGACAATGATTTTCTTAGCTTTACGTTACAAATGCATCAGTGAGTGTAACTTCAGTTTGATTTGCCCACAATTTGAGATTTTCCTCACAGACACATTTTCTTAGTCTTCACCGAATCTGGCCAAACATAACAGCCATACGCACCGCAGTTCCTCT
Coding sequences within:
- the ghrh gene encoding somatoliberin yields the protein MMEKAAVLLLLFCCLVMSLSGSPLYPSIRFGQRDTSILMTSSLKNPAEQQDEDRIPLRDGEELRSERHADAIFTNSYRKVLGQISARKFLQTIMGKRLGDESESYMKRQSDIYEGTFKEDLTSIQSDQRYRGGRGNVMRPRS